Proteins encoded within one genomic window of Tabrizicola piscis:
- a CDS encoding cation:proton antiporter, which yields MPHETPLITTLVAGFGLAFLFGLLAQRLKLPLIAGYLLAGVIIGPFTPGYVADMGLATELAELGVILLMFGVGLHFSPRDLMAVKAIAVPGALGQIAVASSFGTAMGWLMGWSLGAGLIFGLALSVASTVVLLRALQDRDLLQNEKGRVAVGWLIVEDLVMVLALVLIPPLAGLLGGTPLPVGEDAEIVAEVGSGIGIGPIAATVLITLVKAAAFVALMLVVGRRVIPWVLHFVSHTKSRELFRLAVLAIALGVAYGATHFFGVSFALGAFFAGMVMSSSTLSSQAMRETLPLRDAFAVLFFVSVGMLFNPSIVLSAPLALLGTVLIIIGIKSVVAYYIVRAFGHDHDKGLTIAASLAQIGEFSFILITMGVTLSIVPPEARDLVVAGAMISILLNPLLFHLLDRQLARKAAAPPPDAPEAAAEPTPQG from the coding sequence TTGCCCCATGAAACGCCTCTGATCACCACCCTTGTCGCGGGCTTTGGCCTTGCCTTTCTGTTCGGCCTCTTGGCGCAGCGGCTGAAGCTGCCGCTGATCGCGGGCTATCTTTTGGCGGGTGTGATCATCGGCCCGTTCACGCCGGGTTATGTGGCCGACATGGGGCTGGCGACCGAACTGGCGGAACTGGGGGTGATCCTTCTGATGTTCGGCGTCGGCCTGCACTTTTCCCCGCGCGACCTGATGGCGGTGAAGGCGATTGCGGTGCCCGGTGCGCTGGGCCAGATCGCGGTTGCCAGCAGTTTCGGCACCGCGATGGGCTGGCTGATGGGGTGGAGCCTGGGGGCAGGGCTGATCTTTGGCCTTGCGCTGTCGGTCGCGTCAACGGTGGTGCTGCTGCGGGCGCTGCAGGACCGCGATCTGTTGCAGAACGAAAAGGGCCGCGTCGCGGTGGGCTGGCTGATCGTCGAGGATCTGGTGATGGTGCTGGCGCTGGTCCTGATCCCGCCCCTCGCCGGGCTTCTAGGGGGGACACCCCTGCCCGTGGGCGAAGACGCCGAGATCGTGGCCGAGGTGGGCAGCGGCATCGGCATCGGCCCGATCGCGGCGACGGTCCTGATCACGCTGGTCAAGGCGGCGGCCTTTGTGGCGCTGATGCTGGTCGTCGGGCGGCGGGTGATCCCTTGGGTGCTGCATTTCGTGTCGCACACCAAATCGCGTGAGCTGTTCCGGCTTGCGGTTCTGGCCATTGCGCTGGGCGTGGCCTATGGGGCGACGCATTTCTTTGGCGTGTCTTTCGCGCTGGGGGCGTTCTTTGCCGGGATGGTCATGTCAAGCTCCACCCTGTCGTCACAGGCGATGCGTGAGACGTTGCCGTTGCGCGATGCCTTTGCCGTCCTGTTCTTCGTGTCGGTGGGGATGCTGTTCAACCCGTCCATCGTGCTGTCGGCCCCGCTGGCGCTGCTGGGGACGGTGCTGATCATCATCGGGATCAAGTCGGTCGTGGCCTACTACATCGTCCGGGCGTTCGGGCATGACCATGACAAGGGCCTGACCATCGCCGCAAGCCTGGCGCAGATTGGTGAGTTTTCGTTCATCCTGATCACGATGGGGGTGACGCTTTCCATCGTCCCACCCGAAGCCCGCGATCTGGTGGTGGCGGGGGCGATGATCTCGATCCTGCTCAACCCGCTGTTGTTCCATCTGCTGGACAGGCAGTTGGCGCGCAAGGCAGCGGCGCCCCCGCCCGATGCGCCAGAGGCGGCGGCAGAGCCGACACCGCAGGGCTGA
- the rnr gene encoding ribonuclease R, with protein MSSFPSKDAIRQWITDNPGLSAKRDIAKAFGIKGDGRIELKRLLRELEGEGVVEKTMRRFHEKGVLPPVAVLQVLPPDSGGDLYARPLEEGVDDTPRILIIPKKGDPALGGGDRILARLAKVDLDDYAYEARLIRKLGSNPAKVLGVFRVSAEGGCIQPIDKGSDKEWRVSSDMTLGAKDGELVEGELVGTRRMGLPAARVLARLGDPSGPRAASLIAIHQHGIPDQFPDAVILEADRAEPVGLKGREDLRDLPLLTIDPVDARDRDDAVLAEADPDPGNPGGFILWVAIADVAHYVTPGSALDREARKRGNSTYFPDRVVPMLPDILSGDLCSLHEAVDRACLAVRMVIDAGGHKRSHRFTRGLMRSAASLNYEQVQAAIDGTPDAATAPLLEPVLRPLYAAYAALTRAREARQPLELDLPERKIVLDDDGHVTSVAFKDRLDAHRLIEEFMVLANVAAAEELIRLKRPLLFRVHEEPSPLKLDALREVAEGAGMTLAKGQVLQTSHLNRLLAQAEGTEFDELINLSTLRSMTQAYYHPENFGHFGLALRNYAHFTSPIRRYSDLIVHRALIAGHGWGSDGLSAWDVENLEETGKLISEAERRSMAAERDTNDRYLAAYLADRVGAEFAGRVSGVQRFGLFIRLDETGADGLIPIRALGREFFHYDEGSQTLTGSETGLTLGLGQKVMVRLAEAVPVTGGLILELLSVEGATMKPAGRKSGKYQPRKPAQAAAKRRVVRRRK; from the coding sequence ATGAGCTCATTCCCTTCAAAAGACGCGATCCGACAGTGGATCACCGACAACCCCGGCCTCTCGGCCAAGCGCGACATTGCCAAGGCCTTCGGCATCAAGGGCGATGGCCGGATCGAGCTGAAGCGCCTGCTGCGCGAGCTTGAGGGCGAGGGCGTGGTGGAAAAGACCATGCGGCGGTTCCATGAGAAGGGGGTGCTCCCGCCGGTGGCCGTGTTGCAGGTGTTGCCGCCGGATTCTGGCGGCGACCTTTACGCCCGGCCGCTGGAGGAGGGGGTGGACGACACCCCTCGCATCCTCATCATCCCGAAGAAGGGCGATCCGGCCCTTGGCGGCGGCGACCGCATCCTTGCGCGGCTGGCGAAGGTGGATCTGGATGATTACGCCTATGAGGCGCGGCTGATCCGCAAGCTGGGGTCGAACCCGGCCAAGGTGCTGGGCGTCTTCCGGGTGAGTGCCGAAGGCGGGTGCATCCAGCCGATCGACAAGGGGTCGGACAAGGAATGGCGCGTGTCGTCGGACATGACACTGGGCGCCAAGGACGGCGAGCTGGTTGAAGGCGAGTTGGTCGGGACCCGCCGCATGGGCCTTCCCGCCGCGCGGGTGCTGGCCCGGCTGGGCGACCCCTCCGGTCCCCGCGCCGCAAGTCTGATTGCGATCCATCAGCACGGCATCCCCGACCAGTTCCCCGACGCCGTGATCCTTGAAGCCGACCGCGCCGAACCCGTGGGTCTAAAGGGCCGCGAGGACCTGCGCGATCTGCCCCTGCTCACCATCGACCCGGTCGATGCCCGCGACCGGGATGACGCCGTGCTGGCCGAAGCCGACCCGGACCCCGGCAACCCCGGCGGCTTCATCCTCTGGGTCGCCATCGCCGACGTGGCGCATTACGTCACGCCGGGCTCGGCCTTGGACCGTGAGGCGAGGAAGCGCGGGAATTCGACCTACTTCCCCGACCGTGTCGTGCCGATGCTGCCCGATATTCTGTCGGGCGATCTCTGCTCGCTGCACGAAGCCGTGGACCGCGCCTGTCTGGCCGTGCGGATGGTGATCGACGCGGGCGGCCACAAACGCAGCCACCGGTTCACACGGGGCCTGATGCGGTCTGCGGCCTCGCTGAATTATGAACAGGTGCAGGCGGCGATAGACGGCACCCCCGATGCCGCCACCGCGCCTCTGCTTGAACCCGTGCTGCGCCCGCTGTACGCCGCCTACGCCGCCCTGACCCGCGCACGCGAGGCGCGTCAACCGCTGGAGCTTGACCTGCCCGAGCGCAAGATCGTGCTGGATGACGATGGCCACGTCACCTCGGTCGCGTTCAAGGACCGGCTGGACGCCCACCGGCTGATCGAGGAATTCATGGTGCTGGCCAACGTCGCCGCCGCCGAGGAACTGATCCGCCTGAAGCGCCCCTTGCTGTTCCGGGTGCACGAAGAACCCTCACCCCTGAAGCTGGACGCTCTGCGTGAGGTGGCCGAAGGCGCCGGCATGACCCTTGCCAAGGGGCAGGTGCTGCAGACCAGCCACCTGAACCGGCTGCTCGCCCAGGCCGAGGGGACAGAGTTTGACGAGTTGATCAACCTGTCCACCCTGCGGTCGATGACGCAGGCCTATTACCACCCCGAGAATTTCGGGCATTTCGGCCTTGCGCTGCGTAACTACGCGCATTTCACCTCGCCCATCCGGCGGTATTCTGACCTGATCGTCCACCGCGCGCTGATTGCCGGGCATGGCTGGGGCTCAGACGGGCTATCGGCCTGGGACGTGGAGAACCTGGAGGAAACCGGCAAGCTGATCTCGGAAGCCGAACGGCGCAGCATGGCGGCCGAGCGGGATACGAATGACCGGTATCTGGCCGCCTACCTTGCCGACCGGGTCGGGGCAGAGTTCGCGGGGCGGGTCTCAGGGGTGCAGCGCTTTGGCCTGTTCATCCGGCTGGACGAGACCGGGGCCGACGGGCTGATCCCGATCCGCGCCCTTGGGCGTGAGTTCTTTCACTATGATGAAGGCAGCCAGACCCTGACGGGTTCTGAAACCGGGCTGACCCTTGGGCTGGGCCAAAAGGTCATGGTGCGGCTGGCCGAGGCCGTGCCAGTGACGGGCGGGCTGATCCTGGAGCTTCTGTCGGTCGAAGGCGCCACGATGAAACCGGCCGGGCGCAAATCGGGCAAGTACCAGCCCCGCAAACCGGCCCAGGCCGCGGCAAAGCGGCGGGTGGTGCGCCGGCGGAAATGA
- the dapD gene encoding 2,3,4,5-tetrahydropyridine-2,6-dicarboxylate N-succinyltransferase has translation MSYAALEAAIEAAWEARDSITPATKGEARDAIEATLTALDSGSLRVAEKRGQDWHVNQWAKKAVLLSFRLTDMYEISGSNGGSNWWDKVPSKWQGWGANQWRDAGFRAVPGSIVRRSAYIAKGVVLMPSFVNIGAYVGEGSMVDGWATVGSCAQIGKNVHLSGGVGIGGVLEPMQAGPTIIEDDCFIGARSEVVEGCIIREGSVLGMGVFIGKSTKIVDRETGEVMYGEVPAGSVVVAGSMPSKGGINLYCAVIVKKVDAQTRSKTSINELLRD, from the coding sequence ATGTCCTACGCCGCCCTTGAAGCCGCCATCGAAGCCGCATGGGAGGCCCGGGACAGCATCACACCCGCGACCAAGGGCGAGGCGCGGGACGCCATCGAGGCCACTCTGACGGCGCTGGATTCCGGCAGCCTGCGCGTGGCGGAAAAGCGCGGGCAGGACTGGCATGTGAACCAGTGGGCCAAGAAGGCCGTGCTGCTGTCGTTCCGCCTGACCGACATGTACGAAATTTCCGGCAGCAACGGCGGGTCCAACTGGTGGGACAAGGTTCCGTCCAAGTGGCAGGGCTGGGGTGCGAACCAGTGGCGTGACGCGGGGTTCCGGGCGGTTCCCGGCAGCATCGTCCGCCGGTCGGCCTATATCGCCAAGGGCGTGGTCCTGATGCCGTCCTTCGTGAACATCGGGGCCTATGTCGGCGAAGGGTCGATGGTCGATGGCTGGGCCACCGTCGGGTCCTGCGCGCAGATCGGGAAGAACGTCCATCTGTCGGGCGGCGTCGGGATCGGCGGGGTGCTGGAACCCATGCAGGCCGGCCCCACCATCATCGAGGATGACTGCTTCATCGGCGCGCGCTCCGAGGTGGTGGAGGGCTGCATCATCCGCGAAGGATCGGTCCTCGGCATGGGCGTCTTCATCGGCAAATCCACCAAGATCGTCGACCGCGAAACCGGTGAAGTCATGTATGGCGAGGTTCCGGCAGGGTCGGTCGTCGTGGCCGGGTCCATGCCCTCCAAGGGCGGCATCAACCTGTATTGCGCGGTGATCGTGAAGAAGGTCGATGCCCAGACCCGGTCCAAGACCAGCATCAACGAACTGCTGCGGGATTAA
- a CDS encoding GNAT family N-acetyltransferase, with translation MITVTQDIATCQRLRRTVFIEEQGVSEADEVDGLDGSAIHLLAFEGDVPVGTARLLVKGATGKIGRVCVLRQARGTGLGAALIRSALDQFRAMPGISRVTLGAQSHATGFYAALGFQVIGDEFIDAGIPHREMVMDL, from the coding sequence ATGATCACGGTCACGCAGGACATCGCCACCTGCCAGCGCCTGCGCCGGACGGTGTTCATCGAAGAGCAGGGCGTGTCCGAGGCGGATGAGGTGGACGGGCTGGATGGTTCGGCCATCCATCTTCTGGCCTTCGAGGGGGACGTGCCGGTGGGCACCGCGCGGCTTTTGGTCAAGGGCGCCACGGGCAAGATCGGACGGGTCTGCGTCCTGCGTCAGGCACGGGGCACCGGGCTGGGCGCGGCGCTGATCCGGTCGGCGCTGGACCAGTTCCGCGCCATGCCGGGGATCAGCCGGGTCACGCTGGGCGCGCAAAGCCATGCGACCGGGTTCTACGCGGCGCTGGGGTTCCAGGTGATCGGCGATGAGTTCATCGACGCCGGCATCCCGCACCGCGAGATGGTGATGGACCTGTGA
- a CDS encoding winged helix-turn-helix domain-containing protein, which yields MAPLIPNATARRHFLHRHALAEAPTGPASGDALHALIDRIGFVQVDSINTVARAHDMILWSRRQSYRPPALKRLLERDRSLWEHWTHDASILPARLHGVWQHRFARDADRLHHNWRRWFRDGYEAQFDTILNRIARDGPVGTSDVGEGEVRGKGGWWDWHPSKTALEWLWRTGQIAVTRREGFRKIYDLTERVIPEAHRAQVPAEQVTDWACHSALGHLGFGTSGEIAAYWNAIGPEAAKLWCQTALAQGRIVEVEVEGATGQRRRTYATPDVLTDVPPEPPARLRILSPFDPALRDRARAEFLFGFRYRIEVFVPEPKRTFGYYVFPVLEGDQLIGRIDAKAFRDASSLRVKGFWPEPGVRLTKARVARLGAELDRLARFAGCDRVEFLDGWVREPMIQPIG from the coding sequence ATGGCCCCCTTGATCCCGAACGCCACCGCGCGCCGCCATTTCCTGCACCGCCACGCCCTGGCCGAGGCTCCGACCGGCCCTGCCAGCGGTGACGCGCTGCATGCGCTGATCGACCGGATCGGCTTTGTTCAGGTGGACAGCATCAACACCGTTGCCCGGGCGCATGACATGATCCTGTGGTCGCGGCGGCAGTCCTATCGCCCGCCTGCGCTGAAGCGGCTCTTGGAACGCGACCGCAGCCTTTGGGAACACTGGACGCATGACGCCTCGATCCTGCCGGCCCGGCTGCACGGCGTCTGGCAGCACCGCTTTGCCCGCGATGCCGACCGCCTGCACCACAACTGGCGGCGCTGGTTCCGCGACGGGTACGAGGCGCAGTTCGACACGATCCTGAACCGCATCGCCCGCGACGGCCCCGTCGGCACCAGCGACGTGGGCGAGGGTGAGGTGCGCGGCAAGGGCGGCTGGTGGGATTGGCACCCGTCGAAAACCGCGCTGGAATGGCTGTGGCGGACCGGGCAGATCGCCGTGACCCGGCGCGAAGGCTTTCGCAAGATCTACGACCTGACCGAACGGGTGATCCCCGAAGCGCACCGCGCGCAGGTCCCGGCCGAACAGGTTACGGATTGGGCCTGCCACAGCGCGCTTGGTCACCTCGGCTTCGGCACCAGTGGCGAGATCGCGGCCTATTGGAACGCCATCGGCCCCGAGGCGGCCAAGCTTTGGTGCCAGACCGCGCTGGCGCAAGGCAGGATTGTTGAGGTTGAGGTGGAAGGCGCCACCGGCCAACGCCGCCGAACCTATGCCACCCCTGATGTGCTGACCGACGTCCCACCCGAACCGCCCGCACGCCTGCGCATCCTGTCGCCTTTCGACCCCGCGCTGCGTGACCGGGCGCGGGCGGAATTCCTTTTCGGCTTCCGCTACCGGATCGAAGTCTTCGTCCCGGAACCCAAACGGACGTTCGGCTACTATGTCTTTCCGGTGCTGGAAGGCGATCAGCTGATCGGCCGGATCGACGCCAAAGCCTTCCGCGATGCCAGCAGCCTGCGGGTGAAGGGCTTCTGGCCGGAACCAGGGGTGCGGCTGACCAAGGCCCGGGTCGCGCGGCTGGGGGCCGAGCTTGACCGCCTTGCCCGCTTTGCCGGCTGTGATCGGGTGGAGTTTCTGGACGGCTGGGTACGCGAACCGATGATCCAGCCCATCGGCTAG
- a CDS encoding LOG family protein yields MKDEPRNHPFRDSVEDIAATKRIPDTPQTRAPAYRLAFADRDFMTREELRPVRLQLELLKPQLIMDERGIESTVVMFGGARIPAPEHRETARTKTLADLSHYYDEARRFARIMTERSLATYGRENVIVTGGGPGVMEAGNRGADEAGGQSIGLNIVLPHEQAPNAYVTPDLSFNFHYFAIRKMHFLMRAKAVCVFPGGFGTLDEMFESLTLIQTKRMKAIPFLLFGRKWWETVINWQHLADAGVISPEDLNLFSMVETAEEAVGVIDSWVEPC; encoded by the coding sequence ATGAAAGACGAACCCCGCAACCACCCGTTCCGCGACAGTGTCGAAGATATCGCGGCGACGAAACGTATCCCGGATACGCCGCAGACCCGGGCCCCGGCCTATCGGCTTGCCTTCGCCGACCGCGATTTCATGACGCGTGAGGAGTTGCGGCCGGTACGGTTGCAGCTGGAACTGCTGAAGCCGCAGCTGATCATGGACGAACGCGGGATCGAATCCACCGTGGTCATGTTCGGCGGCGCACGAATTCCTGCCCCGGAACACCGCGAGACGGCCCGGACCAAGACCCTTGCCGACCTGTCGCATTACTATGACGAAGCGCGGCGCTTTGCCCGCATCATGACGGAGCGCAGCCTTGCCACCTATGGCCGCGAGAATGTGATCGTCACCGGGGGCGGCCCGGGGGTGATGGAAGCCGGGAACCGTGGCGCGGACGAGGCTGGGGGCCAGTCCATCGGCCTGAACATCGTCCTGCCGCATGAGCAGGCACCGAACGCCTATGTCACGCCGGACCTGAGCTTCAACTTCCACTACTTCGCGATCCGCAAGATGCATTTCCTGATGCGGGCCAAGGCGGTCTGCGTCTTTCCGGGCGGCTTTGGCACGCTGGACGAGATGTTTGAAAGCCTGACGCTGATCCAGACGAAACGGATGAAGGCGATTCCGTTCCTGCTGTTTGGCCGCAAGTGGTGGGAGACGGTGATCAACTGGCAGCATCTGGCTGACGCGGGGGTGATCAGCCCTGAGGATCTGAACCTGTTTTCCATGGTGGAAACCGCGGAAGAAGCTGTCGGCGTGATCGACAGCTGGGTGGAGCCTTGCTGA
- a CDS encoding choice-of-anchor L domain-containing protein, which produces MVDAVKLPVTTGVDAMQMAETMFGNSIQIVSATYSGDPQSSGIYSNALDIAPGVAPSDTGVILSTGRASDFTNASGQANQTASRSTNTSGANGDADLNSVAGTQTFDAAIFRAEFVPDGSVLTMQITFSSEEYLEYVGSGFNDAVGVWVNGHKAELTVGNGDISINNINPGSNGDLYVDNANDQFNTEMDGFTVTLTLKAEVVPGRVNTIKIGIADGGDAAYDSNLLIAADSVQTSVVAGDDTFSVALGGQTTVDLLANDSNSGSGTLTITKINGVPVTAGSTVVLPSGLVIMVNANGTITVVSGYSDTLGDASFSYEVMNAAGITDVGFVTGDVVPCFVEGARIDTARGPVPVEDVVVGDLVLTLDSGFQPVRWRGARRVARPGALAAVRIPAGTFGDHGSLGVSPQHRLYLTGWRAELYCGEGEVLVKAAHLVRAGRLRQDGPDVAVTYHHLLFDRHEIIRAEGLWSESYHPGPATLGDHDAETLEELLTLFPELATDPEHGYGPIARPEATAKAAALLV; this is translated from the coding sequence ATGGTTGATGCAGTGAAATTGCCGGTGACGACGGGTGTCGATGCCATGCAGATGGCTGAGACCATGTTTGGCAACAGCATCCAGATTGTCAGTGCCACCTATTCAGGCGACCCCCAGTCCAGCGGCATCTACAGCAACGCATTGGACATTGCGCCGGGCGTTGCCCCGTCGGATACCGGGGTCATCCTGTCCACCGGCAGGGCCAGCGATTTCACCAACGCTTCCGGTCAGGCCAACCAGACGGCCTCACGGTCCACCAATACCTCGGGGGCGAATGGCGACGCGGATCTGAACAGCGTCGCCGGCACGCAGACCTTTGACGCCGCGATCTTCAGGGCAGAGTTTGTGCCCGACGGTTCGGTTCTGACGATGCAGATCACCTTCTCGTCCGAGGAGTATCTGGAATACGTCGGGTCGGGTTTCAACGATGCCGTCGGCGTCTGGGTGAACGGCCACAAGGCCGAACTGACCGTGGGCAACGGCGACATCTCGATCAACAACATCAATCCCGGGTCGAACGGTGACCTGTACGTCGACAATGCCAACGACCAATTCAACACCGAAATGGACGGCTTTACCGTCACCCTGACGCTGAAGGCCGAGGTGGTACCCGGCCGGGTCAACACGATCAAGATCGGCATCGCGGACGGCGGGGACGCGGCCTACGACAGCAACCTGCTGATCGCCGCCGACTCGGTCCAGACGTCGGTTGTGGCGGGCGATGACACGTTCTCGGTGGCCTTGGGGGGCCAGACCACGGTCGACCTTCTTGCCAATGACAGCAACTCGGGCAGCGGAACGCTGACGATCACCAAGATCAACGGCGTGCCGGTCACGGCGGGCAGCACGGTCGTCCTGCCCTCGGGGCTGGTGATCATGGTGAACGCCAATGGCACGATCACCGTGGTCAGCGGCTATTCCGATACGCTGGGCGATGCCAGCTTTTCCTATGAGGTGATGAACGCCGCCGGAATCACCGATGTGGGGTTCGTGACCGGGGATGTGGTGCCCTGCTTTGTCGAAGGGGCCCGGATCGACACGGCGCGCGGGCCGGTTCCGGTGGAAGATGTGGTGGTCGGCGATCTGGTGCTGACGCTGGACAGCGGGTTTCAGCCGGTCCGTTGGCGCGGGGCGCGGCGCGTGGCTCGACCGGGGGCGCTGGCTGCGGTGCGCATTCCGGCCGGGACGTTCGGGGACCATGGTTCGCTCGGCGTGTCGCCGCAGCACCGGCTGTACCTGACCGGATGGCGGGCCGAACTTTACTGTGGTGAGGGCGAGGTGCTGGTCAAGGCCGCGCATCTGGTCCGCGCAGGCCGTCTGCGGCAGGATGGGCCGGATGTCGCGGTGACCTATCACCACCTGCTGTTCGACCGGCACGAGATCATCCGGGCCGAAGGCTTGTGGAGCGAAAGCTATCACCCCGGCCCGGCCACGCTGGGCGACCATGACGCCGAGACGCTGGAAGAACTTCTGACGCTGTTCCCGGAACTGGCGACCGATCCGGAGCATGGCTATGGCCCGATTGCCCGGCCCGAAGCCACGGCGAAGGCAGCGGCGCTGCTGGTGTGA
- the dapE gene encoding succinyl-diaminopimelate desuccinylase: protein MPPYPLDPADLTAQLIRCPSVTPAEGGAIALLETLLTDAGFTCTRVDRGGIANLYARWGQRGANRAFGFNGHTDVVPVGDAAAWTHDPFGADVVDGVMYGRGACDMKSGVAAFVAAAVDFVQDTPPDGAVIITITGDEEGEGKDGTIAILDWMAFNGERMTHCLVGEPTCPQEMGEMMKIGRRGSMTAHITATGVQGHSAYPHRAKNPLTAMVRLLARLEAEPLDRGTPHFDPSTLAITTIDCGNPANNVIPARATATVNIRFNDTHSGDTLSAWLRHEAEVVAEATGVEIGLKISISGESFLTPPGELSALVAQAVQAETGRKPVASTSGGTSDARFVKDHCPVVEFGLVGKTMHQVDERVDIAHIHTLKAIYGRILRDYFA from the coding sequence ATGCCCCCCTACCCGCTTGACCCTGCCGACCTGACTGCGCAGTTGATCCGTTGCCCCTCGGTCACCCCGGCAGAAGGCGGGGCGATTGCCCTGCTGGAAACGCTGCTGACGGATGCCGGCTTCACCTGCACCCGGGTGGATCGCGGCGGGATCGCCAATCTTTATGCCCGCTGGGGGCAACGCGGCGCAAACCGCGCTTTCGGCTTCAACGGCCATACCGATGTGGTGCCCGTCGGCGATGCCGCCGCCTGGACGCATGACCCGTTCGGCGCCGACGTCGTGGACGGTGTTATGTACGGCCGCGGGGCCTGCGACATGAAATCCGGCGTCGCGGCCTTCGTGGCCGCCGCCGTGGATTTCGTGCAGGACACGCCACCCGACGGCGCCGTCATCATCACCATCACCGGCGATGAGGAAGGCGAAGGCAAGGATGGCACCATCGCGATCCTTGACTGGATGGCCTTCAACGGCGAGCGGATGACGCATTGCCTTGTCGGCGAACCCACCTGCCCGCAGGAGATGGGCGAGATGATGAAGATCGGCCGTCGCGGATCGATGACCGCCCACATCACCGCAACCGGCGTGCAAGGCCACAGCGCCTATCCCCACCGGGCCAAGAACCCGCTGACGGCAATGGTCAGGCTGCTCGCCCGGCTTGAGGCGGAACCGCTGGACCGGGGCACGCCGCATTTCGACCCGTCCACCCTTGCGATCACCACGATAGACTGCGGCAATCCGGCGAACAACGTGATCCCGGCACGGGCGACCGCGACGGTGAACATCCGCTTCAACGACACCCATTCCGGCGATACCCTGTCAGCCTGGCTGCGGCATGAAGCCGAGGTGGTGGCCGAGGCAACGGGGGTCGAGATCGGGCTGAAAATCTCGATCTCCGGCGAAAGCTTCCTGACCCCGCCGGGTGAACTTTCGGCGCTGGTGGCACAGGCCGTGCAGGCAGAGACCGGGCGCAAACCCGTCGCCTCCACCTCGGGCGGGACGTCGGATGCGCGGTTTGTCAAGGATCACTGCCCGGTGGTGGAATTCGGTCTGGTGGGCAAGACGATGCATCAGGTGGATGAACGGGTGGACATTGCGCATATCCACACTCTGAAAGCGATCTATGGCCGCATCCTGCGGGACTATTTCGCATGA
- a CDS encoding MAPEG family protein, which translates to MTGDPLLERALRVQMNAVETAPALLIGLWMAALWMSDLWAAAIGLVWLVARVVYLLSYMANPASRGPAFGAQFFAVLGLIGMGLVGVVMALL; encoded by the coding sequence GTGACCGGCGACCCGCTTCTGGAACGCGCCCTGCGCGTCCAGATGAACGCGGTCGAAACGGCACCCGCACTGCTGATCGGCCTCTGGATGGCGGCGCTGTGGATGAGCGACCTTTGGGCTGCGGCCATCGGGCTGGTCTGGCTTGTGGCGCGCGTGGTCTACCTTTTGTCCTACATGGCCAATCCGGCGTCGCGCGGGCCAGCCTTCGGGGCGCAGTTCTTTGCCGTCCTCGGGTTGATCGGCATGGGCCTGGTCGGCGTCGTGATGGCGCTGCTCTAG